From the Prosthecobacter dejongeii genome, one window contains:
- a CDS encoding c-type cytochrome has product MGAQLFQTVCAACHGPKGEGKDDLKTPSIANLPEWYVLRQLTNFHEGRRGENGQVDPQGALMAAIAKTLKPEQMKAVANHVQSLALVVPKERTLEGAQVQAGQELFYERCMECHRYNASGEQLFGSPPLVGRQGWYLLAQLKKFKSLHRGNAKGDDKGAKMVMMTTLFIEDEQVMKNLVGYILTLNPEPIKP; this is encoded by the coding sequence ATGGGAGCGCAGCTTTTTCAAACGGTGTGCGCGGCCTGCCATGGCCCCAAAGGAGAAGGCAAAGATGACCTCAAGACACCCTCCATCGCCAATCTCCCCGAGTGGTATGTGCTGCGGCAACTGACCAACTTTCACGAAGGCAGACGGGGTGAGAATGGGCAGGTGGACCCCCAGGGAGCCCTCATGGCAGCCATCGCCAAGACGCTGAAGCCCGAGCAGATGAAGGCGGTGGCCAATCACGTGCAATCCCTGGCCCTGGTGGTGCCGAAAGAACGCACGCTGGAAGGTGCCCAAGTGCAGGCTGGCCAGGAGCTGTTTTACGAACGCTGCATGGAATGCCACCGCTACAATGCCAGTGGTGAACAGCTTTTCGGCAGCCCACCCTTGGTCGGCCGCCAGGGGTGGTACCTACTGGCTCAGCTCAAGAAATTTAAGAGCCTGCATCGCGGCAATGCCAAGGGGGATGATAAGGGGGCCAAGATGGTCATGATGACCACGCTTTTCATCGAGGATGAGCAGGTGATGAAAAACCTGGTGGGCTACATCCTGACACTGAACCCCGAGCCGATTAAGCCCTGA
- a CDS encoding NAD(P)/FAD-dependent oxidoreductase: MPKIAIIGAGLAGIACARRLKQEGMPVTVFEKSRGYGGRCATKRWQDCRVDHGAQYFTLRDPQFQQTVQEVCGDQVLSLTAPVLHLENGQSSCTPRYYHVKGNSHLCRDLAQGLEVRFEQTLTPVRADGEAWQIQDEVYDEVISTAPLPQTLKLFNQPATVDPYVPCLAMLALYQQPPQGKTAELYGMMGRPTDDIAWSACENHKLGRITPGNTVMVVHAGERFSYEHLESQPEEWSALLRKQLETLWELPRQNFTAQLTHRWRFARVNQPVSPPSLPAGLHFCGDALGQSRVEAAWLQGVSQAEALLTAL, translated from the coding sequence ATGCCCAAAATCGCCATCATCGGAGCCGGACTCGCCGGCATCGCCTGCGCCCGACGTCTGAAGCAGGAAGGAATGCCCGTGACGGTGTTTGAAAAATCGCGTGGTTATGGCGGGCGTTGCGCCACCAAACGCTGGCAGGACTGCCGCGTGGACCATGGCGCGCAGTATTTCACGCTGCGCGATCCACAGTTTCAACAAACCGTCCAGGAAGTCTGCGGTGACCAAGTGCTGTCCCTCACAGCCCCTGTGCTTCACCTTGAAAATGGCCAGTCATCCTGCACTCCTCGTTACTACCATGTGAAAGGCAATAGCCACCTGTGCCGTGATCTGGCGCAGGGTCTGGAGGTTCGTTTTGAGCAAACCCTTACCCCTGTGAGGGCTGACGGGGAGGCTTGGCAGATCCAAGATGAAGTTTATGACGAAGTGATCAGCACGGCGCCACTGCCACAGACGCTCAAGCTGTTTAACCAACCTGCGACCGTAGATCCCTACGTGCCCTGCCTGGCCATGCTGGCCCTGTATCAGCAGCCACCGCAGGGCAAAACTGCCGAGCTCTACGGCATGATGGGAAGGCCTACCGACGACATCGCCTGGTCTGCGTGTGAGAATCATAAGTTAGGCCGCATCACACCGGGGAATACCGTCATGGTGGTGCATGCAGGGGAAAGATTCAGTTACGAGCACCTGGAATCTCAGCCTGAGGAATGGTCGGCGCTTTTGCGGAAGCAACTTGAAACCCTGTGGGAGCTGCCACGGCAAAACTTCACGGCCCAGCTCACGCACCGCTGGCGATTTGCGCGCGTGAACCAGCCTGTGAGCCCACCCAGCCTCCCGGCAGGCCTGCATTTCTGTGGGGATGCCCTGGGGCAATCGCGCGTGGAGGCCGCTTGGTTGCAAGGGGTATCCCAGGCGGAAGCCTTGCTGACGGCCCTTTAA
- a CDS encoding LacI family DNA-binding transcriptional regulator, which translates to MSVTLQQIAQTAGVSAMTVSRVMHHSPRVSAETRERVQQAIAALGYQPDPHLARMMTMVRGRKKSRVRAVIAVIRETVPKDALHGTTYQYVPIEDIRRRASQHGYHAEEFWLGKDGLDPARLVCILQARGIEGIIVSPQSSQMLCAQLDYAPFASATFGFGLTQPSLHRAAGNMNLGIQLAVKQLKARGYQRIGLAVTQWVDHRAEGAYSGAMLHVQQAIPQGQRVPVLLFPHNDFSRCRKEFMDWMQSERPDALITFDQHVPDWLEKMGQRVPEDVGLVVHDWTSAMKGYAGIYQRRDHVAAAGVDLVATQLLQNESGVPEVPRQILIPPEWIEGPSVRARQS; encoded by the coding sequence ATGTCGGTCACCCTCCAGCAAATCGCCCAGACGGCAGGCGTCTCCGCCATGACCGTCTCGCGGGTGATGCATCATTCCCCGCGTGTCTCAGCGGAGACACGCGAGCGCGTGCAGCAGGCCATCGCTGCTCTGGGTTATCAGCCAGACCCGCACCTCGCGCGCATGATGACGATGGTGCGTGGGCGCAAGAAATCGCGTGTCCGGGCTGTGATCGCCGTCATTCGTGAGACGGTGCCTAAGGATGCACTGCACGGCACCACCTATCAATACGTACCCATTGAGGACATCCGCCGTCGCGCCAGCCAGCACGGGTATCACGCGGAGGAATTTTGGTTAGGCAAGGACGGGTTAGATCCTGCACGGCTGGTCTGCATCCTGCAGGCGCGTGGCATTGAGGGCATTATCGTTTCACCCCAGTCTTCGCAGATGCTGTGCGCGCAGTTGGACTACGCCCCCTTTGCCTCGGCTACCTTTGGTTTTGGCCTCACGCAGCCCTCGCTGCATCGCGCAGCCGGGAACATGAACCTCGGCATTCAGCTTGCGGTGAAGCAACTGAAGGCACGGGGTTACCAGCGCATCGGTTTGGCGGTGACTCAGTGGGTGGATCATCGGGCGGAGGGGGCTTATAGCGGGGCCATGCTGCATGTGCAGCAGGCTATCCCGCAGGGCCAGCGTGTGCCCGTATTGCTGTTCCCGCACAATGACTTCAGCCGCTGCCGGAAGGAGTTCATGGACTGGATGCAAAGCGAGCGCCCGGATGCCCTTATCACCTTCGATCAGCATGTGCCCGACTGGCTGGAAAAAATGGGCCAGCGTGTGCCGGAAGACGTCGGCCTCGTCGTCCATGACTGGACCTCCGCCATGAAAGGTTACGCGGGCATTTATCAAAGGCGCGACCACGTGGCGGCTGCGGGGGTGGACTTGGTGGCCACGCAGCTTTTGCAAAACGAAAGCGGCGTGCCCGAGGTGCCGCGTCAGATCCTCATCCCACCTGAGTGGATCGAAGGACCCTCGGTCCGGGCGCGGCAGAGTTAA
- a CDS encoding ion transporter has translation MNTLRLRFLDALVLLLSIYVIVALLLDLTVPLEQNVRELMCYVDWFVCSIFFLDFCLRFRRAESKLAFMRWGWLDLLSCIPADIFTIGRAVRIVQIVRILRAFRSARAIMAYLHQHRARSMAATTILMAVVLLLFSIISILVFENVPESNIKSPMDAFWWGITTMTTVGYGDRFPVTPEGRLVAMILMVTGVGLFGVLTGLFARFFVEPDLKKDDTEIKELITEVRRLRERLESIEKRPDDTHRN, from the coding sequence ATGAACACGCTCCGCCTGCGCTTTCTGGATGCCCTGGTCCTTCTGCTTTCCATCTATGTCATCGTGGCGCTGCTGCTGGATCTCACCGTGCCGCTGGAGCAAAATGTGCGGGAGCTGATGTGCTACGTGGACTGGTTTGTCTGCTCCATCTTCTTCCTGGACTTTTGCCTGCGGTTTCGCCGGGCTGAATCAAAGCTGGCCTTCATGCGCTGGGGGTGGCTTGACCTCCTCTCCTGCATCCCGGCGGATATTTTCACCATTGGGCGGGCGGTGCGCATCGTCCAGATCGTGCGCATCCTGCGCGCCTTCCGCTCGGCCCGGGCCATCATGGCCTACCTGCACCAGCACCGGGCGCGCAGCATGGCAGCGACCACGATTTTGATGGCCGTGGTTCTACTATTGTTTTCCATCATCTCCATCCTGGTCTTTGAAAATGTGCCCGAATCCAACATCAAATCTCCCATGGATGCATTTTGGTGGGGCATCACCACGATGACCACGGTGGGCTATGGAGACCGCTTTCCAGTCACGCCTGAGGGGCGGCTGGTCGCCATGATCTTGATGGTTACCGGCGTGGGCTTGTTCGGCGTGCTTACAGGCCTGTTTGCCCGATTCTTTGTGGAGCCCGACCTGAAAAAAGATGACACGGAGATTAAAGAACTGATCACCGAAGTGCGCCGCCTGCGCGAGCGTCTCGAAAGTATCGAAAAGCGCCCCGACGACACGCACAGAAACTGA
- a CDS encoding Ntn hydrolase family protein gives MSTIVVAQKNGVACIGADTMSSLGSLRQRAHHVVNKSKITKLGDTYVGLTGTTTSLVVMNSYFANPERPRDFSSTDMIFETFRHAHHWMKAEYFMASMPDKGEEYETTQFYGLIANPHGIFALYSYRSAQQFHKFWAAGSGRDFALGAMHTVYDQYEDVVDIVKAGLQASAEFDGGTGAPFEIHTCPLIAPAKSKPAKKARRSA, from the coding sequence ATGTCCACCATCGTCGTCGCCCAAAAGAACGGAGTCGCCTGCATCGGCGCAGATACCATGAGCAGCCTCGGCTCCCTGCGCCAGCGCGCTCACCATGTGGTGAATAAAAGCAAGATCACGAAACTGGGCGATACCTACGTGGGCCTCACCGGCACCACCACCAGTCTGGTGGTGATGAACAGCTACTTTGCCAACCCCGAGCGCCCGCGAGATTTCTCCTCCACAGACATGATCTTTGAGACCTTCCGCCATGCGCATCACTGGATGAAGGCCGAGTACTTCATGGCCTCCATGCCGGACAAAGGTGAGGAGTATGAGACCACCCAATTTTATGGCCTCATCGCCAATCCTCACGGCATCTTTGCGCTGTATTCCTACCGCAGTGCGCAGCAGTTTCACAAATTCTGGGCCGCGGGTTCCGGTCGTGACTTCGCCCTCGGGGCCATGCACACCGTGTATGATCAGTATGAGGACGTGGTGGACATCGTGAAAGCCGGCCTTCAGGCCTCCGCAGAGTTTGATGGCGGCACCGGTGCCCCGTTTGAAATCCACACCTGCCCACTCATTGCCCCAGCGAAGTCGAAACCTGCCAAAAAAGCCCGTCGTTCAGCGTAG
- a CDS encoding Gfo/Idh/MocA family protein, giving the protein MIHPTTRRTFLHRAALATTALSASRVLGANETVRVAAIGLGGQGMGNAKRMAKVPGVEIAYLCDADTAQLDKAKVAFPNAKTTQDLRHVMDDKSIDAVIVSTGNHWHVLASIWACQAGKDVYVEKPISHNIWEGRQLVAAARKYNRIVQGGTQQRSDPFHDELKAYLDGGTLGAMKYVRCNHYGMRATIGKRQTPITPPTSVDYNLWLGPAQDVPILRERFHYDWHWNWNTGNGELGNWGPHILDDLRNVVFRDKISLPKRVLAGGGRLGWNDAGETPNTHFLYYDTGVVPVIMDVHNLPRQKGMKAPDVYRRRRSSAFLIIECEGGYYAGGRGGGSAHDPAGKVIQKFKGDGGATHAANFIAAVRSRKSSDLKAEIEQIHFSSAWCHLGNISWRLGQMADLDEAKARLKDFQPWQEVIEDLPAHLTANEVTLKPGDLRVGPILEIDAEKETFIGSSATPEALALLKREYRAGFVVPETV; this is encoded by the coding sequence ATGATCCACCCAACCACACGTCGTACATTCCTCCACAGGGCTGCCCTAGCCACCACCGCACTTTCAGCCAGCCGTGTGCTGGGGGCGAATGAAACGGTGCGCGTGGCGGCCATCGGTCTCGGCGGCCAGGGGATGGGCAATGCCAAACGCATGGCCAAGGTGCCTGGGGTAGAAATCGCCTACCTGTGCGATGCGGATACGGCTCAGCTGGACAAGGCAAAAGTGGCCTTTCCAAATGCCAAAACCACGCAGGACCTGCGGCATGTGATGGATGACAAAAGCATTGATGCCGTGATCGTCTCGACGGGCAATCACTGGCACGTGCTGGCCTCCATCTGGGCCTGCCAAGCAGGCAAGGATGTGTATGTGGAAAAGCCCATTTCCCACAACATCTGGGAAGGCCGCCAACTGGTGGCTGCGGCACGCAAATACAACCGCATCGTCCAGGGTGGCACGCAGCAGCGCAGCGACCCCTTTCACGATGAACTGAAGGCCTACCTGGATGGCGGCACACTGGGCGCGATGAAGTATGTGCGCTGCAATCACTACGGCATGCGGGCCACCATTGGCAAACGCCAGACACCCATCACACCGCCTACCTCGGTGGATTACAATCTCTGGTTAGGCCCAGCTCAGGATGTGCCGATCCTGCGCGAGAGATTCCACTACGACTGGCACTGGAACTGGAACACGGGCAATGGCGAACTGGGCAACTGGGGCCCGCACATCCTGGACGACCTCCGCAACGTGGTTTTCCGTGACAAGATCAGCCTGCCGAAACGCGTGCTGGCAGGCGGGGGCCGTCTGGGCTGGAATGATGCGGGTGAGACGCCGAACACCCACTTCCTCTACTACGATACGGGCGTGGTGCCGGTGATCATGGACGTGCATAACCTGCCCCGTCAAAAGGGAATGAAAGCCCCCGATGTCTATCGCCGCCGCCGCTCCAGCGCCTTCCTCATCATCGAGTGTGAAGGTGGCTACTACGCCGGTGGCCGTGGTGGTGGCTCTGCCCACGACCCGGCAGGCAAGGTCATCCAGAAATTCAAAGGCGATGGCGGTGCAACCCACGCGGCGAATTTTATTGCCGCAGTGCGCTCGCGGAAAAGCAGCGACCTGAAGGCCGAGATCGAGCAGATCCACTTCTCCAGCGCCTGGTGCCACCTGGGCAATATCTCCTGGCGTCTGGGACAAATGGCAGATCTGGATGAAGCCAAGGCCCGGCTCAAAGACTTCCAGCCTTGGCAGGAAGTCATCGAAGACCTGCCAGCTCACCTCACCGCCAATGAGGTCACTTTAAAACCTGGCGACCTGCGCGTGGGGCCTATCCTGGAGATTGATGCTGAAAAAGAAACCTTCATTGGCAGCTCTGCGACTCCTGAGGCGCTGGCCCTGCTGAAACGAGAGTATCGCGCAGGTTTCGTGGTGCCTGAAACGGTGTGA
- a CDS encoding 3-keto-disaccharide hydrolase, giving the protein MKAPLFTSLLALAAITGLRAENNVPPEGFKPLFNGKDLSGWYGWGTRDPSELWAMTPEQQAEYKKKSVEGGTVDAKGKAADDHVNAHWKVENGELVNDGKGLYLTTDKDYGDFELWVEYKALPKGDSGVYLRGIPQVQIWDADEEDPKGLGRAKGSGGLWNNSAGAPGKDPSKRMDKPLGEWNSFKITMIGERVTILFNGEKVVDNAVLENFFANKKAGYLAYVKPKAGEVAPPKPAGFMKDPAFAKGPIQLQTHGSEIRWRNVFIREISPEEANKTLAAGEEGFKEMVNGKDLSNWQGSVENYEMKDGAIYCKAGKGGDLLTLEEYGDCVIRTEFILPPAGNNGIALRTPKEGNAAWNGLELQVIDSDGYNAKSKTPLKDYQYHGSVYGLIGAKHGYLRPVGQWNFQEVTVKGQQITVTLNGTKILDADLSQVDRSQLDPKKTPKGLDKTSGFIGFAGHSDPVGFRSFRVKKL; this is encoded by the coding sequence ATGAAAGCACCGCTTTTTACTTCCCTGCTCGCCCTGGCCGCCATCACCGGCTTGCGCGCTGAAAACAATGTCCCGCCTGAGGGGTTCAAACCGCTCTTTAATGGCAAAGATCTCTCCGGCTGGTATGGCTGGGGCACCCGCGACCCGAGCGAACTGTGGGCCATGACGCCTGAGCAGCAGGCCGAGTACAAAAAGAAATCCGTCGAAGGCGGTACTGTGGATGCCAAAGGCAAGGCTGCCGACGACCACGTGAACGCCCATTGGAAGGTGGAAAACGGCGAGCTGGTGAACGATGGCAAAGGCCTCTACCTCACCACCGACAAAGACTACGGCGACTTTGAACTCTGGGTGGAATACAAGGCCCTGCCAAAAGGCGACAGCGGCGTTTATCTGCGCGGCATCCCCCAGGTGCAGATCTGGGATGCGGATGAAGAAGATCCCAAGGGCCTGGGCCGTGCCAAGGGCTCTGGCGGGCTCTGGAACAACAGCGCTGGTGCTCCTGGCAAGGACCCGTCCAAGCGCATGGACAAGCCCCTGGGCGAGTGGAACAGCTTTAAAATCACCATGATCGGCGAGCGCGTGACCATCCTCTTCAACGGTGAAAAGGTGGTGGACAATGCCGTGCTGGAAAACTTCTTCGCCAACAAGAAGGCGGGTTACTTGGCTTATGTGAAACCGAAAGCTGGCGAAGTAGCCCCACCGAAACCCGCAGGTTTCATGAAGGACCCCGCCTTTGCCAAAGGCCCGATCCAGCTCCAGACGCACGGCAGCGAGATCCGCTGGCGCAATGTTTTCATTCGTGAAATCAGCCCGGAAGAGGCCAACAAAACCCTGGCTGCTGGTGAAGAAGGCTTCAAAGAAATGGTCAATGGCAAGGACCTCAGCAACTGGCAGGGCTCTGTCGAAAACTATGAAATGAAGGACGGTGCCATCTACTGCAAAGCCGGCAAAGGCGGGGATCTCCTAACGCTGGAAGAATACGGCGACTGCGTGATCCGCACCGAGTTTATCCTGCCTCCAGCAGGCAACAACGGCATCGCCCTGCGGACCCCGAAAGAGGGCAATGCTGCCTGGAACGGCTTGGAACTCCAGGTCATTGACAGCGATGGCTACAATGCCAAGTCCAAGACCCCGCTGAAGGACTACCAGTATCACGGTTCCGTGTATGGCCTCATCGGCGCGAAGCATGGCTACCTGCGCCCCGTGGGCCAGTGGAACTTCCAAGAGGTCACCGTCAAGGGCCAGCAAATCACCGTCACGCTGAACGGCACCAAGATCCTAGATGCCGACCTGAGCCAGGTGGACCGCAGCCAACTGGACCCGAAGAAGACGCCCAAGGGCCTGGACAAAACCAGCGGCTTCATCGGCTTCGCTGGCCACAGTGATCCAGTGGGCTTCCGCAGCTTCCGCGTGAAGAAGCTCTAA
- a CDS encoding prolyl oligopeptidase family serine peptidase — translation MKYLPLFFLPVLALADGPKDNLADNVRPVPPIGIDVPEADVKALTQGLTELRAAIDAAVKAQSKNPKLADLLPDVEIFYKGVDWALKFKEIHKPAEIKSALETLAEGKLRAEQLKNGQSPWTTQKGLVVRGYRSKIDGSVQPYGLVIPDSYNGAATRLDVWCHGRGETLSELSFIDQRRKQTGNVAPANTIVLHPYGRYCCANKFAGEMDLLEALDHAKKFYHVDEDRTLVRGFSMGGAAAWQFAVNYSDKWCAANPGAGFSETPEFLNVFQTEDVTKVPWYEKTLWHWYNATDSAVNLFNTPTVAYSGEIDKQKQAADIMEKYLKAENIDLVHIIGPQTAHKIHPDSLIEIERRLADIAAVGRDRSPDEIHFATWFLRYNKMHWVAVNGLGESWKQARVDAKITGAKEVTVKTSNVTALSLDMPAGHCPFSVQEAPVVKIDGKELTVAKPKSDRSWLVHLRKQDGQWAVVASAQEEGKLTKHHGLSGPIDDAFMGSFLYVKPTGTALNDKVGAWSKAEMERAVFEWRRQFRGDAPAKADKDISEADMANNNLILWGDPQSNAVLAKIIAKLPIQWTQDKLIANGKTYDSKTHAPVLVYPNPLNPKRYVVINSSFTYREYDYLNNARQVAKLPDWAIVDFTQPKSTRTPGGISDAGFFGETWEWKK, via the coding sequence ATGAAGTATCTTCCTCTTTTTTTCCTCCCCGTTCTGGCTTTGGCCGATGGGCCCAAGGACAACCTCGCCGATAATGTCCGCCCCGTGCCGCCCATCGGCATTGATGTGCCTGAGGCCGATGTCAAGGCGCTGACCCAGGGCCTGACGGAACTGCGTGCCGCCATTGATGCGGCGGTCAAAGCTCAGTCGAAAAATCCCAAGCTGGCTGATCTGCTGCCCGATGTGGAGATCTTTTACAAGGGCGTGGATTGGGCGTTGAAGTTCAAAGAAATCCACAAACCCGCTGAGATTAAATCGGCCCTGGAAACTCTGGCAGAAGGCAAGCTGCGCGCAGAACAGCTTAAAAATGGACAATCTCCCTGGACCACGCAAAAGGGTCTCGTGGTGCGTGGTTATCGCTCCAAGATTGATGGCTCCGTGCAGCCTTACGGCTTGGTGATTCCAGACAGCTACAATGGTGCTGCCACCCGCCTGGACGTGTGGTGCCATGGCCGTGGCGAGACCCTGAGCGAACTCTCCTTCATTGATCAGCGCCGCAAACAAACAGGCAATGTGGCCCCGGCCAATACCATCGTCCTTCACCCTTACGGCCGCTACTGCTGCGCCAATAAGTTTGCTGGTGAGATGGATCTGCTGGAGGCGCTGGATCACGCGAAGAAATTTTATCATGTGGATGAAGACCGCACCCTCGTGCGCGGCTTCAGCATGGGCGGTGCGGCAGCGTGGCAGTTCGCCGTGAATTACTCGGACAAATGGTGCGCGGCGAATCCCGGTGCTGGCTTCTCAGAGACCCCTGAATTCCTCAATGTCTTCCAGACCGAAGACGTCACCAAAGTGCCTTGGTATGAGAAGACCCTATGGCATTGGTACAACGCCACCGACAGCGCGGTGAATCTCTTCAACACTCCCACCGTGGCTTACAGCGGGGAGATTGATAAACAGAAGCAGGCGGCTGACATCATGGAGAAATACCTGAAGGCCGAGAACATTGACCTCGTCCACATTATCGGGCCGCAGACTGCTCACAAAATCCATCCAGATTCCCTCATCGAGATCGAGCGCCGTCTGGCAGACATCGCCGCCGTGGGTCGTGATCGTAGCCCCGACGAGATTCATTTCGCGACCTGGTTCCTCCGGTATAACAAAATGCATTGGGTGGCCGTGAATGGTCTGGGCGAAAGCTGGAAGCAGGCCCGCGTGGACGCCAAAATCACGGGTGCGAAAGAAGTCACCGTGAAGACCAGCAACGTCACGGCCCTGAGCCTGGACATGCCTGCGGGTCATTGCCCTTTCAGTGTGCAGGAAGCGCCGGTGGTGAAAATTGACGGCAAGGAACTGACGGTGGCCAAGCCCAAGTCCGACCGCTCCTGGCTGGTGCATTTGCGCAAACAAGACGGCCAGTGGGCAGTGGTCGCTAGTGCCCAAGAAGAGGGCAAGCTGACCAAACATCATGGTCTCTCTGGTCCGATTGATGATGCCTTCATGGGCAGCTTCCTTTATGTGAAGCCTACGGGTACTGCGCTCAATGACAAAGTCGGAGCCTGGAGCAAAGCGGAAATGGAACGCGCCGTCTTTGAGTGGCGTCGCCAGTTCCGCGGGGATGCCCCAGCCAAGGCTGACAAGGACATCAGCGAGGCTGACATGGCCAACAACAACCTCATCCTCTGGGGCGACCCACAGAGCAATGCTGTGCTGGCCAAGATCATCGCCAAACTGCCCATCCAGTGGACGCAGGACAAGTTGATCGCCAATGGCAAAACCTATGACTCCAAGACCCACGCCCCCGTGCTGGTGTATCCAAATCCGCTGAACCCCAAGCGCTACGTCGTCATCAACAGCAGCTTCACCTACCGTGAATACGATTACCTGAACAATGCGCGTCAGGTCGCCAAGCTGCCCGACTGGGCGATCGTGGATTTCACTCAGCCGAAGTCTACTCGCACCCCAGGCGGCATCAGCGATGCTGGCTTCTTTGGTGAGACTTGGGAATGGAAAAAATGA